In the Thermodesulfobacteriota bacterium genome, TGGCTCCTTTGCCCATGGCCCGCCCCCGGCCCGCCCCCAGCGCGTCCCGCCGTTTGAGCCCGACCGCCGGCGCCGGCGGGCGGAGCGAGCCGGCGGCCGGCCCCGGCAGCCGCTGGCTGCTCCTTCTGGAATACGACGGCAGCCGCTACAGCGGCTGGCAGAAGCAGGCGGATGCCCGCACCATCCAGGGCACCCTGCAGGCAGCAGCCGCAGCGGCCCTGGCCGATCCGCAGGCAGAGATCCAGGGCAACGGTCGCACCGACGCCGGGGTCCATGCCCTGGCCTATGTGGCGCACCTGGCTGCCGCCCGTTCCCTGCCGGCCGCCGTCCTCCGCCAGGAGATCAACGACCGCCTGCCCCAGGACATCGTGCTCCTGGCGGTGGCGCCGGCGCCAGCCCGCTTCCACGCCCGCCACGACTGCCTGGCCCGCGCCTACCTCTACCGGATCGCCCGCCGGCGTACCGCCTTTGGCAAG is a window encoding:
- the truA gene encoding tRNA pseudouridine(38-40) synthase TruA, producing APLPMARPRPAPSASRRLSPTAGAGGRSEPAAGPGSRWLLLLEYDGSRYSGWQKQADARTIQGTLQAAAAAALADPQAEIQGNGRTDAGVHALAYVAHLAAARSLPAAVLRQEINDRLPQDIVLLAVAPAPARFHARHDCLARAYLYRIARRRTAFGKRYVWWVRDHLDVAAMAAAAAPCLGMHDWAAFADTPELRKSTEVLVQRLDVWEREDEILVRVVASHFLWKMVRRLVGLLVEVGRHRLPPPALADLLRQPSDLPARFTAPPSGLFFERAFYHPGELAAFLDASGPRPPVPSFLAPPVLPRLP